One Marivivens aquimaris genomic window carries:
- a CDS encoding carbohydrate ABC transporter permease gives MQDRSLSYLLLVPAFLIVLATTLYPLAYSLVTAFREWDLTKQRRPGDFVGLENFGHAFTEPGFQNSLWVTTIFVLTSVALTLVIAMSLALLLRRKGKMHTFTRVILILPFAMSPALIGVSYRFMFNPEFGVIAKGLGAVFPALDGTPWLASPDLAMAILVLTDVWHWAPYMTFMCLGGLASVPRETEEAARIDGASTLRIIFGIVLPQMRGVLLVVAVLKTIFALKMFDQVVTLTGGGPGTSTETLAFFIFNVGFKWYDMGYASALAWILTAIMMLISIWYVRMLLSERKMATA, from the coding sequence ATGCAGGACAGGTCGCTGTCATATCTACTGCTTGTCCCGGCATTCCTGATCGTGCTGGCGACGACGCTGTATCCGCTTGCCTATTCGCTGGTCACCGCGTTCCGCGAATGGGACCTCACCAAGCAACGCCGCCCCGGCGACTTCGTCGGCCTTGAGAATTTCGGCCATGCGTTTACCGAGCCGGGGTTTCAGAACTCGCTCTGGGTGACCACGATCTTCGTTCTGACCAGCGTGGCGCTGACCCTGGTGATCGCCATGTCTCTGGCGCTGTTGTTGCGACGCAAAGGCAAGATGCACACCTTCACCCGGGTGATCCTGATCCTGCCCTTCGCCATGAGCCCGGCGCTGATCGGTGTCAGCTACCGCTTCATGTTCAATCCCGAGTTCGGCGTCATTGCCAAGGGCCTCGGCGCTGTCTTCCCGGCGCTGGACGGCACGCCCTGGCTGGCCAGCCCCGATCTGGCGATGGCAATCCTCGTGCTGACGGATGTCTGGCACTGGGCGCCCTACATGACTTTCATGTGCCTCGGCGGCCTGGCCTCCGTGCCGCGAGAGACCGAAGAAGCCGCTCGGATCGACGGTGCCTCCACCCTGCGCATCATCTTCGGCATTGTGCTGCCGCAAATGAGGGGCGTGCTGCTGGTGGTGGCCGTGCTGAAGACGATCTTCGCACTGAAGATGTTCGACCAGGTTGTGACGCTGACTGGCGGTGGGCCCGGCACCTCGACCGAGACGCTGGCCTTCTTCATCTTCAACGTCGGCTTCAAATGGTACGACATGGGCTATGCCTCGGCACTGGCCTGGATCCTCACCGCAATCATGATGCTGATCTCGATCTGGTACGTCCGGATGTTGCTCAGCGAAAGAAAGATGGCCACGGCATGA
- a CDS encoding ABC transporter substrate-binding protein, protein MKHLTSALAIAAATFGSGVSAWEATAGKPYDGETVHVLAVKSSQFEAHEARLAAFEEATGIDVLYDYVPFPNMKEALTTEMVAGGDYDVVSIMDQWVPSLQMLVQPIGDEIEAQGTDLDDFPPAHLRHGMLNGELVGLPVRGHVQLLFYRKDLLEQAGVEAPSTWDELVTAAKAVQENTDAAGVALPYGKLNGQNLMVWINLLWGHGGDLFDENGDPAFNSEAGIAATEQYVSLLTEEKIAPAGSATFVEQDAVNSFKQGNSAMLPVWWWVRSQLSDPEQSKLTADQIGFTSLPSVGGADKTTFTNTWIFAVTEGADNKDAAAEFLGWLTDPELEREVLLDENGSEVVAVHFSNLRDEEVNARWGGMHSAAAEALATAEGMDFGDNWPRISEILETAISSLASGEEADTAAALNHAAEEIARIR, encoded by the coding sequence ATGAAACATCTCACCAGCGCCCTTGCCATTGCGGCGGCAACATTCGGATCCGGCGTCAGCGCCTGGGAAGCGACCGCGGGCAAGCCTTACGACGGCGAAACCGTGCATGTGCTGGCGGTCAAATCCAGCCAGTTCGAAGCGCATGAAGCGCGACTCGCCGCGTTTGAAGAAGCCACCGGCATCGACGTGCTCTATGACTATGTGCCCTTCCCCAACATGAAAGAAGCGCTGACCACCGAGATGGTGGCGGGCGGCGATTACGATGTCGTTTCGATCATGGACCAGTGGGTGCCGTCGTTGCAGATGCTCGTGCAGCCCATCGGCGACGAAATCGAGGCGCAAGGCACGGACCTGGACGATTTCCCCCCGGCGCACCTGCGCCACGGCATGTTGAATGGCGAGCTGGTCGGCCTGCCGGTGCGCGGCCATGTGCAACTCCTGTTCTATCGCAAGGACCTGCTGGAGCAGGCTGGCGTCGAAGCACCGTCGACCTGGGATGAACTGGTGACGGCCGCGAAGGCGGTGCAGGAGAACACCGATGCCGCTGGTGTCGCGCTGCCCTATGGCAAGCTGAACGGCCAGAACCTGATGGTCTGGATCAACCTGCTCTGGGGCCATGGCGGCGACCTGTTTGATGAAAACGGCGACCCGGCCTTCAATTCCGAGGCAGGCATCGCTGCGACCGAGCAATATGTCAGCCTGCTGACCGAGGAAAAGATCGCCCCCGCAGGCTCGGCCACATTCGTCGAACAGGATGCGGTCAACAGCTTCAAGCAGGGCAATTCCGCCATGCTGCCGGTCTGGTGGTGGGTGCGCTCGCAGCTCTCTGATCCCGAGCAATCCAAGCTGACAGCCGACCAGATCGGCTTTACCTCGCTGCCCTCCGTGGGCGGGGCGGACAAGACCACCTTCACAAATACCTGGATCTTCGCCGTGACCGAAGGCGCGGACAACAAGGATGCTGCGGCGGAGTTCCTCGGCTGGCTGACCGATCCGGAACTGGAGCGCGAGGTACTGCTGGATGAAAACGGCTCCGAAGTGGTCGCGGTGCATTTCTCCAACCTGCGTGATGAAGAGGTCAACGCGCGCTGGGGCGGGATGCATTCCGCCGCCGCCGAGGCGCTGGCCACGGCCGAAGGCATGGACTTCGGCGACAACTGGCCGCGGATCTCGGAAATCCTCGAAACCGCTATTTCCAGCCTCGCAAGCGGCGAGGAGGCCGACACCGCCGCGGCGCTGAACCACGCGGCCGAGGAAATCGCGCGTATCCGCTGA
- a CDS encoding GntR family transcriptional regulator — protein MPNALQNDLENDIIFGVYPPGTRITEDTVMETYDAKRHAVRNAFAELENQGLLVHRPRRGVEVVDFTPDEVDALYDLRIVLETAAARRTPLPAPVETTDALEVLADRHAEAVRNGTFREVYELNQQFHELQYSCCPNPRLARLIAQHARMAQPIRVVKYDDTDHMATIIGQHRDIITALRGTSTEAYEASVRAHLPASAEAYRTLYERRFAGRKLAQK, from the coding sequence ATGCCGAACGCACTCCAGAATGACCTGGAAAATGACATTATTTTCGGGGTTTACCCGCCGGGCACGCGGATCACCGAGGATACGGTGATGGAAACCTACGACGCCAAGCGCCACGCGGTACGGAACGCATTTGCCGAGCTGGAAAACCAGGGATTGCTGGTGCATCGCCCGCGGCGCGGCGTCGAGGTGGTGGATTTCACCCCCGACGAGGTGGACGCGCTCTACGACCTGCGAATCGTGCTGGAAACCGCCGCCGCCCGGCGCACCCCCCTGCCCGCCCCCGTCGAAACGACCGACGCGCTCGAGGTGCTGGCCGACCGCCACGCCGAGGCGGTCAGGAACGGCACCTTCCGCGAGGTCTACGAGCTGAACCAGCAGTTCCACGAGCTGCAATACAGCTGCTGCCCGAACCCGCGTCTGGCCCGGCTGATCGCCCAGCACGCCCGCATGGCCCAGCCGATCCGGGTGGTGAAATACGACGACACCGACCACATGGCGACCATCATCGGCCAGCACCGCGACATCATCACCGCCCTGCGCGGCACCTCGACCGAGGCCTACGAAGCCAGCGTCCGCGCGCATCTGCCGGCCTCGGCAGAGGCCTATCGCACCCTTTATGAACGCCGGTTCGCAGGCCGCAAGCTGGCCCAGAAGTGA
- a CDS encoding 2-hydroxyacid dehydrogenase, with protein sequence MNGAARPSLLVTRRLPAPVEARLREGYKVTFNPDDRPLSAEALAAALRSHDAVMPTVSDRITADMLQAEGRRAGIIANVGVGYSNIDTEAARQAGVVVTNTPDVLTDATADTALLLILAATRHAYAAEKRLREGRWQGFSIVEGLGRSIQGKVLGIIGMGRIGRATAARAAAGFGMEIVYYNRSEIADLPFPARRLDSIGTVMAAADVVSVHVPGGGAAPLVTAQHIARMKPEAYLVNTARGDSIDEEALIAALAEGRISGAGLDVFAEEPNVPESLRSMENVTLLPHIGSATREVREAMGHLAADNLDAFFAGKVLPSRVV encoded by the coding sequence ATGAACGGCGCGGCGCGCCCGAGCCTTCTGGTGACCCGCCGGCTGCCAGCGCCGGTCGAGGCGCGGCTACGCGAGGGCTATAAAGTGACCTTCAACCCCGACGACAGGCCGCTGTCGGCCGAGGCGCTGGCAGCGGCGTTGCGCAGCCATGACGCCGTGATGCCGACGGTCAGCGACCGGATCACGGCAGACATGCTGCAGGCCGAGGGCCGGCGCGCAGGCATCATTGCCAACGTGGGTGTCGGGTATTCCAACATCGACACCGAGGCCGCGCGGCAGGCGGGGGTCGTGGTGACGAACACGCCGGACGTGCTGACCGATGCCACCGCCGATACTGCGCTGCTGCTGATCCTCGCGGCCACCCGGCACGCCTATGCCGCCGAGAAGCGGCTGCGCGAGGGGCGCTGGCAGGGGTTTTCAATCGTCGAGGGGCTGGGCCGCAGCATCCAGGGCAAGGTGCTGGGGATCATCGGCATGGGCCGGATCGGCCGTGCCACGGCGGCGCGGGCCGCGGCGGGCTTCGGCATGGAGATCGTCTATTACAACCGGTCGGAGATCGCCGATCTGCCCTTTCCTGCACGCCGGCTCGACAGCATCGGCACGGTGATGGCGGCGGCGGATGTGGTGTCGGTCCATGTGCCGGGCGGCGGCGCCGCGCCGCTGGTGACGGCACAGCATATCGCGCGCATGAAGCCCGAGGCCTACCTCGTTAACACGGCCCGCGGAGACAGCATCGACGAGGAGGCGCTGATCGCCGCGCTGGCCGAGGGGCGGATTTCCGGAGCCGGTCTGGATGTCTTTGCCGAAGAGCCCAATGTGCCGGAGTCGCTGCGGTCGATGGAGAACGTGACGCTGCTGCCGCATATCGGTTCGGCGACCCGGGAGGTCCGCGAAGCCATGGGGCACCTTGCGGCCGACAACCTCGACGCGTTCTTTGCCGGCAAGGTGCTGCCGAGCCGGGTGGTCTAG
- a CDS encoding RraA family protein: MTEIALPDDLLALLREVDTPTVCNAIEVAQGRRGFNRFTRGTMQHSKPGDPAIVGFARTARISGLAPPTEAPEVIRARRMDYFRAMAGGTGPTAAVVEDVDYPNCIAGWWGEVHVAVHKGLGLAGAVTNGVLRDLDVIDEGFPVLAGSIGPSHGYVHVVDIGSEVSIMGMRVAQGELIHADRHGALVIPDEVIPDLKQAIETVVASESIVLGPAREPGFDIDRLEEVWAEFEAART; encoded by the coding sequence ATGACCGAGATTGCACTTCCCGACGACCTGCTCGCTCTCCTGCGCGAGGTCGACACCCCCACTGTCTGCAATGCCATCGAGGTGGCGCAGGGCAGACGCGGCTTCAACCGCTTCACCCGCGGCACCATGCAGCATTCGAAGCCCGGCGATCCGGCGATCGTGGGCTTCGCACGGACCGCCCGGATTTCCGGGCTGGCGCCGCCGACCGAGGCGCCCGAGGTGATCCGCGCCCGGCGGATGGACTATTTCCGCGCCATGGCCGGCGGTACGGGTCCGACGGCGGCGGTGGTCGAGGATGTGGATTATCCCAATTGCATCGCCGGCTGGTGGGGCGAGGTGCATGTGGCGGTGCACAAGGGTCTGGGGCTGGCCGGCGCGGTCACCAACGGAGTGCTGCGCGATCTCGATGTGATCGATGAGGGCTTCCCAGTGCTGGCCGGATCGATCGGGCCGAGCCACGGCTATGTGCATGTGGTCGATATCGGCAGCGAGGTCAGCATCATGGGGATGCGGGTCGCCCAGGGTGAGCTGATCCACGCCGACCGGCACGGCGCATTGGTCATCCCCGACGAGGTGATCCCCGATCTCAAGCAGGCGATCGAGACGGTGGTCGCCAGCGAAAGCATCGTTCTCGGTCCGGCGCGCGAGCCCGGTTTCGACATCGACCGGCTCGAAGAGGTCTGGGCAGAGTTCGAGGCGGCCCGGACATGA